ggtaatttgaagcagcaattgtctcatataggggtttttatttgttattagaatattgatgcaaaaaaataagttaaatttgcacacttgtggtatacacctcttgaacccttataaaactgtagtaagccaccttaaatctCTAAAAATGTCGTGTGAAACCTCCCTAGCATTTTTCCCATTCAGATTTAAAGATGATGGCAAGAACTGTGGGCCTGGTCCTAGACAACTCAAGGTCTCTGCAATTCAAGAAATGTTGGAATATTGACATGCCCACCCCCAGTGACTAACGCTCCATATGCGTCACCAAGCACATCAACGATAACACGTGGAACCGAACTGGGGATTAATATTACAGAATCTGTCGTGGCAGACAAGAATGAAACTAAAAGCAAGATACCAAGAACAGAAACAAAACCAACAGGAACAATAATAACAGgaaaaaacacaacagaaacAGTCATCACAGACAAGAGTGAAACTGTAAGAAAGTTACCAACAACAGTAGCTGAACTGAGAACAGCAATAATAGCAGGAGAAAAAGTAACGAAAACAACCAGGCCTGGATCAACAAAAACTGCGGCAAACAGAGGAAAACGTATCGgtgaaaatgatgaagttgtGGAAATGTGCAAAAGTATGTAAAATCTTGTACATTGTTCCCCTTAGTTAGTTTCTTGTACAGACTTTTAACTTGTCTGCTCATCCCAGTCATTGGGATTAGGAGACATTAGAAAAGAATCTTTAGGTTGGGATCATTTTTACCTGACCTTTATTTTGACTAACAACTTTGAAATATGACACAGCCTTACTGACACCAAAACTCAGCTTTAGATTTCATCGATTTTGATTTGTGCTGTAAGTCTCTAATTTGTGGGACGTCTCTGTCGAGCTAAATGACTCCGAGACTTAAGTTATCATTTACCTCTTTAGCTTGATTGATTGCATATTGAGCTAAAAAAATTTGCTggattttattacattttgaagTTACCTTGTAGACTAGTGTGATGTGattttaattttataaaattACAATGAAACTCTAAATTCTTGATTTATGCGGGCAGATTTCTAATacaattcttcattttattattcGTTCTCTCATTAGCTCGTTATTTGTGGATGATCATTGCCATATGCGTCTCCTGCATTGCTGGAGTTCTGTTGACTCTCATTGTTATCGTTatctgttgttattgttttgggTAAGTGGACATAAAATCGTGGCTCAGATATATAAGTCAAAATGCCAGCAATTTCTCCATTACACTGAAAAAGCTGTACTTGTCCAGGAGACTGTCATAATGAGATATCTGCGATATTGTGCAAGCATCCGAAGGTTCCACTACAGAGTATTTCAAGATTTCGTGCCCTTTATTGAACAGAGGAAAAAATATTGCTCTCCAAACCGTTGGGTCTGTGAAGCCTTGCAAGTTAATGATCAACGTTTGCACTTTCAGCACAATAGCCTTAATGTACTTTTAAAATCTAGTAATTGCTCTAAAATGCGCAAATAAGCGGGATACAGTCTTGTAGAAAAAGGGTACGAACTTTTGAAATAACCCTACAGTGCATACAGAACCATAACCCTGACTAAAAGGTGCCTAATGTAGTAAATTTATTAGAACAGCCTTCGTTAAGTAGACATTAAACACTTTATTACCTCAAGCAGATAAGCTTATTCACTTCTTTCCACCCATTGTGCTACGCTATGCGATGCAGGCATTGCCGGAAAGATTGTCCAGTACATCTACATTATGAGACGCCTGGCACGTTATGTACAAGTCACATAAAGTGTCTCTTTGGCACAGTGTCCCAGCAAAACCCTAACCAAGTAGTTCTAAGTAAACTTCTGATTGCTTGCATAGGCCCAAGGTGAAAGATCATTTCAAGACACCATGTCATTCCAGTGAAAAGCGCGCTGACCGTTATTATGCAGCTGAGTTGGACATatatgattgtgaggacttggGGAAAGGGGCGCAGGGGGTGACGGCACCACAGAGAGAGAGGAAATATAAGTGTGTGGAGTCCCCCCCTATCCTGACAACATTACTGTGATGTCTGATTCAAAGTCTCTTGTTGTCTTAGCACTAACTACTTTTTTAGAGTTAGCATTTCTCTTAGAGAAATTAGGACTTTTAAGTTACTGCTTATAAGAAGAGTAATGACGAATATTTTTTGCCACAACTGTTGCTTAAGATGAGCGACTATTATAATTGGCATCCCAATGGACCGTTGCTATCCTTAAATTTGTTAAATATCCGAGGAAACGgataatgtatttttctaatgTATTTagctaatttatttatttttctaatgTATTTAGCTAATGTATTTTTCTGATTATACATCTCACAGTGCTCCTCTTTTTGCTTGTTCTGGAATTCTACCGATAAAAATGCTTTACTTCAAATTGGTTGCCTCGCTGTTACATGACATCGAAAATTATTGTGCCCCTCAcaatatttctgaactttttacTCGCTCTGAACAGGTTCATTCCTATCCTACTCGTTTCTCAGTTGCTGGAAGCTTCTATGTAAAACAGGCGAGAACAAAtcatcagttgttttctttttccagagTTGGTGCGAAAATATGGAATGGCATCCCCCCTGAACTTCGTGAGCTAAGAAAAGCACCTTTTAAGCGCAAGCTGACTCACctacttttgaaaattcttgaaactgaggagatgaatgttgatatgcGCTACATTGATCTTCTAGTTTTTGCTAACTGGTCAGCTTCCTTTTCGACCTGTTAAGagtcttttcccttattttcctctcaggctaacgcaatttatatatatcaggATTAGTTATAGcaattatttctattatctatcatttatttttatttattattttttattattattttttttatatttacttgtttatttatttatttaattaatgtgtgtgtgtgtgcgtgtgtgtgtgtgagagcttattaattatacagtgtcagttttagtagcccgcctagaatagctctgctaactgcgggctacaaaggcctttttttctattgttaaaataaagtctttgttgttgttggtagTAAAACGTTGTGTTGCCCGCATTTGAGTAAACCGAATTTCACTCATTTAATGATGTAAGTAAAGGCAAAACCGCATGTAAGACTCATGTAAAGATTATCTCCGGCTGAAATTGTCAAATGTGCCCACGAAACGGGAAGTTAGTGACCGCAAACTTTGTAGAACGTGTTATACCGAAACTAAGTCATGATGTAATTTTCTAACCACAACACTGGCCTCACTTGTCTGGGTGTGGATATCCGTAGGTATTAAATGCAGAGTAGTAATCTTAACTTAGTTGGAATTGTCGGATCGCAGAAATGTGTAACTCGAAGTGTGAACAATGAAGTCATTTAGCGAAAGTATACAGTCCAAGATTGTCGAACCAGCAACGAACAGAAGTTCTCTCTATCGCAAGCGAGTAGTTCTGAAACAGAAACAATAAAATGCCGATTTTGTTAAACTTTTTTTGTTGCATTAGTAGACGAGTAGGATATGAATTTGGTAATATCAACTGACTAATTGCCTTTGCAGGCGCTAACTTGATGGCTGATTTGCAATTTGAAGTTTTTATTCTGCTTGCTCTTACCTACTCCCAAACTGAAAAGTATGTCATTAGAAAGTCTGGGTTTGCCTTAGTGTATTAACAAGCtgtggtatttttttttctttgttttgttagctcATGCTGGAGTTTGGTTGTTGTTAAATAATATCTTGGCTCTTTGATTTCCATCGTCCTTGAGTCAGAAGAACAAATCTTATATTGTTTGGAAGGTAAcattgcattttttaaaagatGAGTAAAATATTGTCGCTTACTTTTTATGAAGGactttttaaataatttgagtCATTTTCCTGAAGATTTGAAAGTACGACATAGCTATAACTAGGTTTCGTTGCAGAGTGTTTTAGCTCGTTGATACTCTAAATgcaattgtaataatttgttttatttaaaacaaatatattaCAAATAGATGGAGAAGAAAGATGCTGTGGATTCTGTTATTCTAATTTTTTCCGCCCACTGGACTTTCCACGGTACTATGACTCGTAAAATACCCAAAAATATCTTTCGAAAACTTTTTACGGGTCTATAACAAGACAAAAAGCTGGCCCCGCCCCTTGTAGTTGTGTTCTCTATGCATTTGTAGAGTTTAGTTGACAGTCACCCGAACTCATGACACTCAAGATATAGACATCTACTACTCTTACCATTTGCAGAGGCATTCCAGCTGATGGAGGGAGGTACTGGGATTTTTCGGTTTTGTTGTTCTACGTGACCCCAAGGAGCATTTACCCTAAAAGTGCTACCACCACCACTACAGACAAATCTGCATGCGTACCATTCATACTAACATACAAACAAGCTCTCCGCTCTATCCCACCCATCATTCTCAAACACAGCACTTTCATGTCATCCCATCGTTGCCACAACACATTCAAGTCTACATTTATGGTTGCCTTCCGACACAGCAAAAACCTCACCAACCTTCTTGTGCGAGTGAACCTATGTAAGTCATGTAACCCTTCACAAAACAACATACCCCACCCAAATTAATTAAGAATGATTCGGTGGCCAGTTGTCATGAATGGGGAGAGTCTGGAAAGAGCCAACAAAACACATAAGAGAAACACATAACTGATCATACATTTATTAAATGTCAATTTGtgattaacaaataaagaagcctcgACTGTGCTCTCTTCTGTTTTATAACATAGCTAGCAGAGCCACGCAATCAAATTCAGTATGCGTAAGCGTGCTCCAAATCTCGACAGTGCTCGCTGATGGCGTCAGCAAATCGCTTCACcagaaatttttgttttagcGCGAGCGGCAATTGTTAGCGTGGGGAGAGTATTATATTTCGCGACAATAATGGATACAAACAGAGACTCGGCGCACTAGTCCCAAAACGAAGACAAATTTCCGACCTTTTCTCTTGGGCAAGAGTTCTTAAATGAGGCAgaaaaagagacaaaacaaCGGAAAAGGAGACTCGGCATCAGCGCCGTCAAGATTCGCTTCACTGTCCGAGGGTGAAATGCAACTGAATTTTTACAGGAAGACACTCCGGTAAAACCAAACAAATGACAAACTGGTCTGTGTCAACCTTTGAAGGTAAGCTTAAACTTTTCCGTTTtaaaattgttaaatataaaactCGAGCTTTCAacagaaaaattgaaataaagcCAATTCCTTTTTTGCTTATTTCGCTTACCGCGAACAATCACTTCTGATGTTATCCGTTTTTCGCATCGGATTTGATACACAATTCCACCGGCtttgttataaaacaattggttcatgcttTTAGCTGTGTACTATTGAGTTATGgagcacttgggaagtttggagagcactcaagaaGCTAGAGCTCTTGAGTGCTCTCTTGAGTGCTCTCTACGAttctttcgtgctctccaaacttcccaagtgctcCATAACTCGATAGTGCACGCTAAAGCCAATTGTTAAGTAGAGCATGGAGGAAGCCGTAGAGCACGAACGAAGTGTAGGGGAAAACACAAGACGCAATCGAGTGTTTTTCCCTACTTCTTAAGTCTTGCGTCGcgcaacatggcggccatactCCAGCTAATCAGTTTGCAGAGCCAGGCAACCTTGGTTTATAGCGTCCCTCTTGGATATTGGGCATTTATGTTACGATCAATTGACACTTGCTAAAACAAGGTATCTGCCCGTATCGCGGGCTCAAGTTTACAGTTTAAAGAGCTAACTTTTTTATGTTCACTGTTGACCAAGTGcttgtttttttattgtatCGCGGGCTCATTTGTTAACTTGATGTAAATAAGGCCGGATTGTTCGGAAACTTGTTGAGACGGTTGACGCTAACCAAAGAATTAAGTAAACATTTTTCTGGCAAACAAATGTTATTCACTGTTTTCGTTTTGCGTATCTTGGGATTATTCAAACGAAAAACCTCATTCCAAAGTTACAAAACTCAATTCAAAATTCTCGCTCATACTTGGTTAGCTTAATCAGGCGTTGAATTAACAACCCAGCCCATGAGCTCCGcctttaggcttggctaaatctaaaGACAGAGAATACACGACTACTTGAAAGACGTTTGAGTCACCAACCATTCTCGTCCCCATAGCCCTATTTTTATCTCTTAGCCGGCGAGGCCTTAGCACGTGAATCGAAGGACTCTGGAGACATTCTAGGACTTCTGGTCTTCATGTATGCAGTCGTGATGTTTCTATACACTGTAATGGCAGCTGTCGAGGCAGTATTCGAGGAATCTTTGTTTCAAGCCTTAAATGTTATCAATTTGGTAAATGTTTCCGTCAGAAAGAGGTGATAACGAGCACTGTTGTTATAAAGAAAGACGctaattttttcttccttattGGGACTCATCAGCACTGTGTAGCGAGGATATGTAACGCCAGCCCACGAGCCAACGTACAATGACCCCCTTCACTATATCAAATTCCGTACTTTTATCTCACTAAAGCTATGTATTAAGGAAGCCATATAAGGGGCCTGAAAAATAGCCGCGCAGAGGAGTTTCCCGTGCCAATAGTTATATTAGTGCATGCGTAGTGGGGTGTCCGCGACGCGAATTATGTTGGTAACAATATATAAAGGGCTAACCCGTATACGACCGCTCTCATGTGGCTTTGATAGCTCAGTAtggagagcactgcaccggcagcgcagaggtcgtgggttcgaatcccgctcagagcctgaaatttttttcaggtCTCTGTTCAAGTAGTGTTACGGCCGCATTTGCATTAATGCGTTAATGAATCGCTTAGTACGATGTTGGGATGACTGTGACATCGTGAGCAGCTGTCTAAACCACTCCCATCTTTTCTCAGAACTTTCTCGACGGCGATTGAGCGTGTATACAAAGGTTCCACTAAGAAACCCTTGGAAAAAACTCATCCCGGTGTTGGCGATCAAATTGTGAGGATTACTAATTCTTAAAAGAAAGCATTTAGATATCAAGGTAAGTAATATCACTTG
This window of the Acropora muricata isolate sample 2 chromosome 14, ASM3666990v1, whole genome shotgun sequence genome carries:
- the LOC136897902 gene encoding uncharacterized protein, which produces MAKKRIRRLKKEDPESITDTNGVQTKKAKVKKTTQGLCNSRNVGILTCPPPVTNAPYASPSTSTITRGTELGINITESVVADKNETKSKIPRTETKPTGTIITGKNTTETVITDKSETVRKLPTTVAELRTAIIAGEKVTKTTRPGSTKTAANRGKRIGENDEVVEMCKTRYLWMIIAICVSCIAGVLLTLIVIVICCYCFGPKVKDHFKTPCHSSEKRADRYYAAELDIYDCEDLGKGAQGVTAPQRERKYKCVESPPILTTLL